A genomic region of Elaeis guineensis isolate ETL-2024a chromosome 9, EG11, whole genome shotgun sequence contains the following coding sequences:
- the LOC109504926 gene encoding uncharacterized protein, translating to MNVSYYLHLHFSSKEGKDIPSFFLGSLGRRKINMSTDWGPVIVAVVLFILLSPGLLFQLPARTRIVEFGNMFTSGISILVHSIIFFAILTILVIAIGIHVHAG from the coding sequence ATGAACGTTTCTTATTACCTCCACCTACACTTCTCATCTAAAGAAGGGAAGGATATACCATCCTTCTTCCTTGGAAGCTTAGGGAGGAGAAAGATCAACATGTCGACCGATTGGGGGCCTGTGATCGTCGCAGTGGTCCTCTTCATTCTCCTATCACCAGGGCTCTTATTTCAGCTGCCAGCCAGGACCAGAATCGTAGAGTTTGGTAATATGTTCACCAGTGGGATCTCAATTCTGGTTCACAGTATCATATTCTTTGCAATACTGACAATCCTAGTGATTGCAATAGGCATTCATGTGCATGCTGGTTGA